A genomic stretch from Sulfurovum riftiae includes:
- the murI gene encoding glutamate racemase — translation MRVGVFDSGLGGLTVVQALSRVIKGADIFYIADTKNAPYGEKTPTQILQYSLDITAYFLKEHQIDALIIACNTATSAAVKTLREKYPKLIIIGTEPGIKPALEKTMSGKVGVLATPATLIGEKYQDLVNVLSAKEDVTLYEQACPGLVEQIEQGEIESKKTYDMLEKWLKPMRENNVDTIVLGCTHYPLVAHKIEEIMQREMNLIHTGDAIAKRLLLLADQKGHQNRGELHLCIMSTDRIDRQIVEQLTSHYDCFEQIKI, via the coding sequence ATGCGTGTAGGTGTCTTTGATTCAGGATTGGGTGGTCTGACGGTCGTTCAGGCACTCAGCCGTGTGATCAAAGGTGCCGATATCTTCTATATCGCCGATACCAAAAATGCACCTTACGGTGAGAAAACCCCAACACAGATCCTCCAGTACAGTCTTGACATTACAGCCTATTTTCTAAAAGAGCATCAGATAGATGCACTGATCATTGCCTGCAATACAGCGACCTCTGCAGCAGTCAAAACATTACGTGAAAAATATCCGAAATTGATCATTATCGGGACGGAACCGGGGATCAAACCGGCACTGGAGAAAACAATGAGCGGGAAGGTGGGTGTACTCGCCACCCCGGCTACGCTGATAGGTGAGAAATATCAGGATCTTGTCAATGTCCTTTCGGCAAAAGAGGATGTAACCCTCTATGAACAGGCATGCCCCGGATTGGTCGAACAGATCGAACAGGGTGAAATAGAGAGTAAAAAAACATATGATATGCTTGAGAAATGGTTAAAACCGATGCGAGAAAACAATGTCGATACGATCGTTCTTGGATGTACACATTATCCTCTGGTGGCGCACAAGATCGAAGAGATCATGCAGAGGGAAATGAACTTGATACATACAGGTGATGCCATTGCCAAACGGCTGCTTCTGTTAGCCGATCAAAAAGGACATCAAAATAGAGGAGAACTGCATCTGTGCATTATGAGTACAGACAGGATAGACAGGCAAATCGTAGAGCAGCTTACGTCACACTACGACTGTTTTGAACAAATTAAGATCTAG
- the rho gene encoding transcription termination factor Rho — protein MSDNNKKTASGNNASRKNRTHVPVQGYKIEDLQQKPLDELVTIAKEVQVENPNEYQRRDLIFEILKSQVSQGGFILYTGILEVMNDGYGFLRSIDGNFANSSNDTYVSATQVKRFALRNGDIVTGQVRPPKDQEKYYALLKIEAINYVAPEKSKQRPLFDNLTPLYANEKLKLEYNPMRMTGRVLDLFTPIGKGQRALVVAPPRTGKTELLKELAHGITHNNPDASLMVLLVDERPEEVTDMQRSVKGEVYASTFDLPAQNHVRTAEMVIEKAKRRVEMGKDVIILLDSITRLARAYNTVTPSSGKVLSGGVDANALHKPKRFFGAARNIEEGGSLTIIATALIETGSRMDEVIFEEFKGTGNSEVILSRHVSERRIYPAIDVTKSGTRKEELLTDPETLQKVWALRNAMQNMEEVEGLKFLFSKMMKTKSNEEFLSMMNE, from the coding sequence ATGAGCGATAACAACAAAAAAACTGCCAGTGGCAACAATGCCAGCAGAAAAAACAGAACACACGTGCCTGTACAGGGCTACAAAATAGAAGATCTTCAGCAAAAACCTTTGGACGAACTTGTCACCATTGCCAAAGAGGTACAGGTAGAGAATCCCAATGAATACCAGAGAAGAGACCTGATATTCGAGATCCTTAAATCACAGGTCAGCCAGGGAGGATTCATCCTCTATACGGGTATTCTTGAAGTAATGAACGACGGATACGGTTTCCTCCGCTCCATCGATGGCAATTTCGCCAATTCAAGCAACGATACCTACGTCTCCGCGACACAGGTCAAACGTTTTGCCCTGAGAAACGGAGATATCGTGACAGGCCAGGTACGTCCTCCCAAAGACCAGGAGAAGTATTATGCACTTCTCAAGATCGAAGCGATTAACTATGTGGCACCGGAAAAGTCAAAGCAGAGGCCGCTTTTTGATAACCTGACACCCCTTTACGCCAACGAAAAGCTCAAACTTGAATACAACCCTATGCGAATGACAGGCCGTGTGCTCGATCTCTTCACCCCTATAGGTAAGGGCCAGAGAGCTTTGGTTGTTGCACCGCCGAGAACCGGTAAAACGGAACTGCTTAAAGAATTGGCACACGGTATCACCCATAACAATCCGGATGCTTCTCTGATGGTATTGTTGGTAGACGAGAGACCGGAAGAGGTCACTGATATGCAGCGTTCGGTCAAAGGTGAGGTGTATGCTTCCACATTCGATCTGCCTGCACAGAACCATGTCAGAACAGCAGAAATGGTCATCGAGAAAGCAAAAAGACGTGTGGAGATGGGGAAAGATGTCATTATTCTGCTTGACTCTATTACCCGTTTGGCACGTGCATACAATACGGTCACACCAAGTTCGGGCAAGGTACTCTCCGGTGGTGTCGATGCCAATGCGCTTCACAAGCCAAAAAGATTCTTCGGTGCGGCAAGAAACATCGAAGAGGGTGGTTCTCTGACCATTATCGCCACAGCACTTATCGAGACGGGTAGCCGTATGGATGAAGTGATCTTTGAAGAGTTCAAGGGTACAGGTAACTCGGAAGTGATCCTCAGCCGCCATGTCTCCGAAAGACGTATCTACCCTGCGATCGATGTCACGAAATCAGGCACGAGAAAAGAAGAACTTCTTACCGATCCTGAAACACTCCAGAAGGTCTGGGCACTCAGAAACGCTATGCAGAACATGGAAGAGGTCGAAGGACTCAAGTTCCTCTTCTCCAAAATGATGAAGACCAAGAGCAACGAAGAATTCCTCTCAATGATGAACGAGTAG
- the trpS gene encoding tryptophan--tRNA ligase has protein sequence MRVLTGIQASGKLHIGNYFGAMKPMVELQEDHELFTFIANYHSLTSSKDAETLRQNTVEAAVDYLAVGIDPEKTTFWVQSHVPEVLELYWILSKFTPMGLLERAHSYKDKVAKGIPASHALFSYPVLMAADILLYDVEKVPVGKDQIQHVEMTRDIAIKFNNEYGDLFTLPEHMVSEEVATIPGIDGQKMSKSYGNAIDLFMDEKPLQKRCNKIVSSSTPLGEPLAWEDCNIYNLAALFLDEAQKKELQERYRSGKEGYGHFKKYLKELIWEELAEAREKRAYYLDHMDEVHDILAMGANKAKAIADAKMEKVRAAIGL, from the coding sequence ATGCGCGTACTTACAGGAATCCAGGCTTCGGGAAAACTTCATATCGGGAACTACTTCGGTGCGATGAAACCGATGGTCGAACTTCAGGAAGATCATGAGCTTTTCACCTTCATTGCAAACTACCATTCACTTACCTCTTCCAAAGATGCCGAGACGCTCAGGCAGAATACTGTTGAAGCAGCCGTAGACTACCTTGCAGTAGGCATCGACCCGGAAAAGACAACTTTCTGGGTACAAAGCCACGTACCCGAAGTACTCGAACTCTACTGGATACTCTCTAAATTCACCCCGATGGGACTGCTTGAACGTGCACACTCTTATAAAGACAAAGTCGCAAAAGGCATCCCCGCCAGCCATGCACTTTTCTCCTACCCTGTACTGATGGCAGCGGATATCCTGCTTTATGATGTAGAAAAAGTTCCTGTGGGCAAAGACCAGATCCAGCATGTGGAGATGACAAGAGATATCGCCATCAAGTTCAACAATGAATATGGTGATCTTTTCACACTGCCTGAACACATGGTATCTGAAGAGGTCGCGACCATCCCCGGTATAGACGGGCAGAAGATGAGTAAAAGTTACGGCAACGCCATCGACCTTTTCATGGATGAAAAACCTTTGCAGAAACGTTGCAACAAGATCGTCAGTTCATCCACTCCGCTGGGCGAACCGCTTGCTTGGGAAGATTGCAATATTTACAACCTTGCAGCGCTTTTCCTTGATGAGGCACAGAAAAAAGAGCTTCAGGAACGTTACCGAAGCGGTAAAGAGGGGTACGGGCACTTCAAAAAATACCTCAAGGAACTTATCTGGGAAGAGTTGGCCGAAGCCAGAGAGAAGAGAGCCTATTATCTTGATCATATGGACGAGGTACATGATATTCTGGCTATGGGTGCGAACAAGGCAAAAGCCATTGCCGATGCCAAAATGGAGAAAGTAAGAGCCGCTATAGGGCTATAG
- the der gene encoding ribosome biogenesis GTPase Der has translation MQEHNLKKVAILGRPNVGKSSLFNRLARQRDAITSDVSGTTRDIKKRIVTISGNRDFEVIDTGGIDYSSELFSKVAEFSLRAADMADVIVYMVDGKTIPDEEDKELFYKLQQMNKPLALVVNKIDNDKEEERYWEFLEFGADATFPMSVSHNRYFNDFYAWLEEYIPAKEEKPELQIEEAEVDPFEEIVRDINSTVEDEDQEVSVAIIGRVNTGKSSLLNALLGEERSVVSDVAGTTIDPIDEQIEYNDYKITFVDTAGIRRRGKIVGIEKYALGRTEAMLEKADIALLMIDATVGVTELDERIAGLIEKFRLGTLIVINKWDIRGEKTYEEAVDDIRDELKFLHYAPLITISAKTGMRVNKILDQITTIYEKYKQRIPTSKLNDVLREAMQRHHVPSYNGALVKIKFATQYETKPPKIALITNRPDGLHFSYKRYLSNYIRSKFDFEGVPLDIVARKRGERFEED, from the coding sequence ATGCAAGAACACAACCTAAAAAAAGTAGCCATATTGGGACGTCCCAATGTAGGCAAATCTTCCCTTTTCAACCGTCTGGCAAGACAGAGAGATGCCATTACCTCCGATGTATCCGGTACGACACGTGACATCAAAAAACGTATCGTAACCATTTCGGGAAACCGTGACTTCGAAGTCATCGACACAGGCGGGATCGACTACTCCTCGGAACTCTTCTCCAAAGTAGCGGAATTCTCTTTGAGAGCCGCCGATATGGCCGATGTCATCGTCTATATGGTGGATGGGAAGACCATCCCGGACGAAGAGGACAAAGAACTCTTCTATAAACTTCAGCAGATGAACAAACCGCTTGCTCTTGTGGTCAACAAGATAGACAATGACAAAGAAGAGGAGCGGTACTGGGAATTCCTTGAATTCGGAGCCGATGCGACCTTCCCAATGTCAGTCAGCCACAACCGTTACTTCAACGACTTCTATGCCTGGCTGGAAGAGTACATTCCTGCAAAAGAAGAGAAACCCGAACTGCAGATCGAAGAAGCGGAAGTTGACCCCTTCGAAGAGATCGTCCGCGATATCAACAGTACAGTTGAAGATGAGGACCAGGAAGTCTCAGTAGCCATTATCGGACGTGTCAATACAGGGAAAAGCTCCCTTCTCAATGCCCTGCTTGGTGAAGAACGTTCTGTCGTATCGGACGTTGCCGGTACGACCATTGACCCTATCGACGAGCAGATCGAATACAATGACTACAAGATCACCTTTGTCGACACTGCCGGTATCCGAAGGCGCGGGAAGATCGTAGGGATCGAGAAATATGCGCTCGGACGTACCGAAGCAATGCTGGAAAAGGCCGATATAGCCCTGTTGATGATCGATGCAACGGTCGGTGTTACCGAACTCGATGAACGTATCGCGGGACTGATCGAAAAGTTCAGACTTGGCACGCTCATTGTCATCAACAAATGGGATATTCGCGGAGAGAAGACTTATGAAGAGGCAGTGGATGACATTCGTGACGAACTCAAGTTCCTGCACTATGCACCGCTCATTACCATCTCTGCAAAGACCGGTATGCGTGTCAACAAGATACTCGACCAGATCACCACGATCTATGAGAAATATAAGCAGAGAATACCTACTTCCAAGCTCAATGACGTACTCAGAGAAGCGATGCAGCGACACCATGTCCCTTCCTACAACGGGGCCCTGGTCAAGATAAAGTTCGCTACACAGTACGAGACGAAACCGCCGAAGATCGCACTGATCACCAACCGTCCGGACGGTCTGCATTTCTCTTACAAACGTTACCTATCCAACTACATTCGAAGCAAATTCGACTTCGAGGGTGTACCGTTGGATATTGTCGCAAGAAAACGCGGGGAACGATTCGAGGAAGATTAA
- the ccoS gene encoding cbb3-type cytochrome oxidase assembly protein CcoS — MSENVIIAMIGISTLLGATGLAALLWGVRTGQFDDQSKFIDAARYDNEEELRDAAMMEEKKKARKKKQEQKEAEEKKKNYMPAD, encoded by the coding sequence TTGTCTGAAAACGTCATTATCGCCATGATCGGCATTTCAACCCTGCTTGGTGCAACAGGTCTTGCCGCCCTGCTCTGGGGTGTAAGGACAGGACAGTTCGATGACCAGTCAAAGTTCATCGATGCCGCTCGTTACGACAATGAAGAGGAGCTGCGCGATGCAGCGATGATGGAAGAGAAGAAAAAAGCGCGTAAAAAGAAACAAGAGCAGAAGGAAGCCGAAGAGAAGAAGAAAAACTATATGCCGGCGGACTGA
- the gdhA gene encoding NADP-specific glutamate dehydrogenase — MSVQSHIDKVLRKIEEYSPGQDEFYQAAHEVLHSLIPLLEEDNRYDVHNILERIMVPERTIIFRVCWLDDHGRVQTNYGYRVQFNSAIGQYKGGLRFHPSVNLGIIKFLGFEQIFKNALTGLQIGGAKGGSNFDPKGKSDNEIMRFCQAFMSELFKHIGKTRDVPAGDIGVGAREIGYLFGQYKKLTGHFEGVITGKALNWGGSNTRKEATGYGSVYFAENILKKYDKDLEGKICTVSGSGNVAIYTIEKLYEMGAIPVTCSDSKGTIYHETGIDVNSLKAIKEINHQSLEVYAQVHPDSVYTPVSHYPEGRHQAWDVPCDVAFPSATQNELDLEDAKVLVANGCILVNEGANMPTTPDAVAYLKKHNILFGPGKAANAGGVATSQLEMSQNASMANWSFEEVDIKLRQIMRNIFETAYETSKEFGCEGDLVTGANIAGFRKVADSMIDQGAV; from the coding sequence ATGTCAGTCCAATCACACATCGACAAAGTTTTACGAAAGATCGAGGAATACAGTCCCGGCCAGGATGAGTTCTATCAGGCAGCCCATGAAGTGCTCCATTCTCTTATACCCCTCCTGGAAGAGGATAACCGGTATGACGTACACAATATACTGGAGAGGATCATGGTGCCGGAACGTACCATCATCTTCCGTGTCTGCTGGCTCGATGACCATGGCAGGGTCCAGACCAATTACGGCTACAGGGTACAGTTCAACTCCGCCATCGGCCAGTACAAAGGCGGTCTGCGTTTCCACCCTTCGGTCAATCTTGGGATCATCAAGTTCCTCGGCTTTGAGCAGATCTTCAAAAATGCGCTTACCGGCCTTCAGATAGGTGGTGCCAAGGGGGGAAGCAACTTCGACCCCAAGGGGAAAAGCGACAACGAGATCATGCGTTTCTGCCAGGCTTTCATGTCAGAACTCTTCAAACATATCGGAAAGACCAGGGATGTACCCGCCGGAGATATCGGTGTGGGTGCCAGAGAGATCGGATACCTGTTCGGACAATACAAGAAACTGACAGGTCATTTCGAAGGGGTCATTACCGGTAAGGCACTTAACTGGGGTGGTTCCAACACTCGGAAAGAAGCCACCGGCTACGGTTCTGTCTATTTTGCGGAGAATATCCTGAAAAAATATGACAAAGATCTTGAAGGCAAGATATGTACGGTATCCGGTTCCGGAAATGTGGCTATCTATACCATCGAAAAACTCTATGAAATGGGTGCCATTCCCGTGACTTGCAGTGACAGTAAAGGCACCATTTATCATGAAACAGGGATCGATGTCAATTCACTCAAGGCGATCAAGGAGATCAACCATCAGTCCCTTGAAGTCTATGCACAGGTACACCCGGACAGTGTATATACACCGGTAAGCCACTACCCTGAGGGACGTCACCAGGCATGGGATGTCCCCTGCGATGTTGCATTCCCGAGTGCCACACAGAACGAACTTGACCTTGAAGATGCCAAAGTACTGGTCGCCAACGGCTGTATACTTGTCAATGAGGGCGCAAACATGCCTACTACACCTGATGCTGTAGCCTATCTTAAAAAACACAACATCCTTTTCGGGCCGGGGAAAGCGGCCAATGCCGGCGGTGTGGCCACAAGCCAGCTTGAAATGAGCCAGAATGCCAGTATGGCAAACTGGAGTTTTGAAGAGGTGGACATCAAACTGCGACAGATCATGCGTAACATTTTTGAAACAGCCTATGAAACATCCAAAGAGTTCGGATGCGAAGGCGATCTCGTTACCGGAGCAAATATTGCCGGTTTCAGGAAAGTAGCAGATTCGATGATAGATCAGGGAGCAGTGTAA
- a CDS encoding YfaZ family outer membrane protein: MIRKLLFSTLLITGFLQAETSIGLDINNEDVELLGEVNFNSLADYSSGTTFVISGTYLYAGGNDNDNGEHLFTLGFSGQNSLQGMEGLSVALGAKAVFADSYMALPLFVRANYALPLIDTIPTTSFFADFAYAPSVLTFSDGETYTEYRVGADMEVISNTHVFVGYRNIDTDYTYGDYNFNDSFYGGLKLSF; encoded by the coding sequence ATGATCAGAAAATTATTATTTAGTACACTCTTAATTACAGGGTTCCTTCAAGCTGAGACCAGTATCGGTCTTGACATCAACAATGAAGATGTGGAGCTCCTTGGAGAAGTGAACTTCAACTCTCTTGCCGACTACTCCAGTGGTACGACCTTTGTCATCAGCGGGACCTATCTCTATGCAGGCGGCAATGACAATGACAACGGTGAGCATCTTTTCACACTGGGTTTTAGCGGGCAGAACAGCCTGCAGGGCATGGAAGGCCTTTCCGTTGCACTGGGCGCAAAAGCGGTTTTTGCCGACAGTTATATGGCGCTTCCTCTTTTTGTACGGGCCAATTATGCACTGCCGCTGATCGACACCATACCGACGACTTCCTTCTTTGCCGACTTTGCCTATGCCCCCTCCGTTCTGACTTTCAGTGACGGAGAGACCTATACAGAATACAGAGTGGGTGCCGACATGGAAGTGATCTCCAATACCCATGTCTTTGTAGGCTACCGTAATATCGATACGGACTATACCTATGGTGACTACAACTTCAACGACAGCTTTTACGGCGGCTTGAAATTAAGTTTCTAG
- a CDS encoding heavy metal translocating P-type ATPase, giving the protein MAQIACTHCNLKFDESVMITETKDGKALHFCCKGCQGVYHLLESEGLDTFYDKLGDTALQPAIQKSEDLEKFDLEGFRNKYIKEHEDGLYEINLIIEGIHCSACVWLNEKVLHKTDGVIEATINYTNNKAKIVWDPDEIKLSKIIETIRSIGYNAYPYDPALQEERANKTKKEYYSRILVAVFGSMNIMWIAIAHYAGYFSGMRQEFKDILNVAEFILATPVLFYSGWVFFRGAWYGYRNKIVNMDTLVASGALSAYIYSIYAMVTQRGEVYFDSVAMIITFVLVGKYLEVLSKKHAVDTLDSIMGSTPTEVTVIQDSEKALVSVENVSLGDIIELKPGEKVVIDGVVTHGEGSFDESSLTGESEAVFKQKGDCILSGSICLDSVVRYEATKDVSSSLLHSIVSLLEESITKKPRIEQLADTISGYFSTIILITAVLTFIGWWFFGGEFEHALIIGISVIVIACPCALGLATPMATLVGISMAAKRNILFKEAGYLETMAKSDLLALDKTGTITEGKPSVVAEKTYSDYDRNLLHALVSTSNHPISNGIKRYLEEKGEAFSTLDLEDIKTIQAKGLEASYNGLKLVGGNASFMQDHGIACNDAAEHTLFYFAIEGKLVARFELSDTIREGAKEAIAAIKAMGIEVVMLTGDHAKSACSIAEEVGIEEVYSDLLPQDKAAYIKAQQEEGDHIVVMVGDGINDSIALAQSNIAIAMGNGADVAISVSDVVLMDEKLQSIYEAYRLSRRTYRAVKENLSFSLLYNTVAVPLAMAGYVTPLIAALSMSLSSLVVVGNSMRIKFLKFKG; this is encoded by the coding sequence TTGGCCCAGATCGCATGTACCCACTGCAATCTCAAATTTGACGAATCGGTGATGATCACCGAGACAAAAGACGGGAAAGCACTCCATTTCTGTTGCAAAGGGTGTCAGGGGGTCTACCATCTGCTTGAGAGTGAAGGGCTGGACACCTTTTATGACAAACTGGGAGACACAGCTCTCCAACCTGCTATACAGAAGAGTGAAGACCTTGAAAAGTTCGATCTCGAAGGTTTCAGGAACAAGTACATCAAAGAGCATGAGGATGGCCTTTATGAGATCAACCTCATCATAGAAGGAATCCACTGTTCCGCCTGTGTCTGGCTCAACGAAAAAGTACTGCACAAAACAGACGGTGTCATAGAAGCGACCATCAACTACACCAATAACAAGGCTAAGATCGTCTGGGATCCTGACGAGATAAAGCTCTCCAAGATCATTGAGACCATTCGCTCCATCGGCTACAATGCCTACCCTTATGACCCTGCACTGCAGGAAGAGCGGGCCAATAAGACCAAGAAAGAGTACTATTCACGTATTCTCGTCGCCGTCTTCGGTTCTATGAACATCATGTGGATCGCCATTGCCCACTATGCCGGCTATTTCAGTGGCATGAGACAGGAGTTCAAGGACATTCTCAATGTGGCCGAGTTTATTCTGGCTACCCCTGTACTCTTCTACAGCGGCTGGGTCTTTTTCAGAGGTGCCTGGTACGGGTACAGGAACAAGATCGTCAATATGGATACCCTTGTCGCCTCCGGTGCCCTTTCAGCCTATATCTACTCCATCTACGCCATGGTCACACAACGCGGTGAAGTCTATTTCGATTCGGTAGCGATGATCATCACTTTCGTACTGGTAGGGAAATACCTCGAAGTCCTCAGCAAAAAACATGCTGTCGACACCCTTGACTCCATCATGGGAAGTACCCCCACCGAAGTAACCGTCATTCAGGACAGTGAAAAAGCACTGGTCTCTGTAGAGAATGTCTCTCTGGGAGATATCATCGAGCTCAAGCCCGGCGAAAAGGTGGTCATCGACGGAGTAGTGACCCATGGTGAAGGCTCTTTTGACGAGAGTTCTCTTACAGGAGAGAGTGAAGCGGTCTTCAAGCAGAAAGGGGACTGCATCCTCAGCGGATCGATCTGCCTCGACTCCGTCGTACGCTACGAAGCGACCAAAGATGTCTCCTCTTCCCTGCTCCACTCCATCGTCTCCCTTCTTGAAGAGTCCATTACCAAAAAACCACGCATCGAACAGCTTGCCGATACTATTTCCGGTTACTTCTCCACGATCATTCTTATCACCGCAGTTCTGACCTTTATCGGATGGTGGTTCTTCGGCGGAGAATTCGAGCATGCACTTATCATCGGTATCTCCGTCATCGTCATCGCCTGTCCCTGCGCCCTGGGACTTGCCACACCGATGGCAACCCTGGTAGGCATCAGCATGGCAGCGAAACGAAACATCCTTTTTAAAGAAGCAGGCTACCTCGAAACCATGGCAAAGAGTGACCTCCTTGCACTTGACAAAACCGGAACCATCACAGAAGGGAAACCTTCCGTTGTTGCAGAAAAAACTTACAGTGACTATGACAGAAATCTGCTGCATGCGCTTGTCTCCACTTCCAACCACCCTATTTCAAACGGTATCAAACGTTATCTGGAAGAAAAAGGGGAAGCATTCTCTACACTGGATCTTGAAGATATCAAGACCATCCAAGCAAAAGGGCTGGAAGCAAGTTACAACGGTCTCAAGCTTGTCGGGGGAAATGCCTCTTTCATGCAGGATCACGGCATAGCCTGCAATGATGCAGCAGAACATACCCTCTTCTACTTTGCCATAGAGGGGAAACTTGTTGCAAGATTTGAATTGAGCGATACCATCCGGGAAGGTGCCAAAGAGGCTATTGCCGCCATCAAAGCAATGGGCATCGAGGTGGTAATGCTTACAGGAGACCATGCAAAAAGTGCCTGCAGTATCGCAGAAGAGGTAGGTATTGAAGAGGTATATTCAGACCTTCTCCCACAGGACAAAGCAGCCTATATCAAAGCGCAGCAGGAAGAAGGGGACCACATCGTCGTCATGGTCGGTGACGGTATCAACGACAGTATCGCACTGGCACAGTCCAACATCGCCATCGCCATGGGCAACGGAGCCGATGTCGCCATCTCAGTCAGTGACGTGGTCCTGATGGACGAGAAACTGCAAAGCATTTATGAAGCCTACAGACTCTCCAGACGTACCTACCGTGCGGTCAAAGAGAACCTTAGCTTCTCACTGCTTTACAACACTGTTGCCGTCCCTCTTGCCATGGCAGGGTATGTCACACCACTCATCGCAGCACTCTCGATGAGTTTAAGCTCTCTGGTCGTAGTGGGCAACTCCATGCGGATCAAATTTTTGAAATTCAAAGGTTAG
- the galE gene encoding UDP-glucose 4-epimerase GalE — protein sequence MSPTTNDQRPSTILVTGGAGYIGSHTVILLIEAGYEVIVFDNFCNSSRESIQRVKKIVGQTITTIEGDIRNKEDLRNVFKEHKIDAVIHFAGLKAVGESVEQPLKYYDNNVYGTVTLCEVMQEHGCKSIIFSSSATVYGDPATTPITEDFPTSATNPYGRSKLFIEEILRDLYISDPSWKIILLRYFNPVGAHPSGTIGEDPNGIPNNLMPFITQTAVGKLSCLSIFGDDYNTSDGTGVRDYIHVMDLADGHVKALDKINTFDKVMTINLGTGIGYSVLDMVKAFEKASGKEVPFCIAPRRAGDIAKCYADPGYAKEILGWEATKGIDEMCEDSWRWQANNPEGYSGEE from the coding sequence ATGTCACCAACAACCAACGATCAACGACCATCAACCATACTTGTTACAGGCGGGGCAGGCTATATCGGCTCCCATACTGTCATACTGCTCATCGAAGCGGGATATGAGGTTATTGTTTTCGACAACTTTTGCAACTCTTCTCGGGAGAGTATCCAGAGGGTCAAGAAGATCGTAGGTCAAACGATCACAACGATCGAGGGTGATATCAGAAACAAAGAAGACCTTCGCAATGTCTTCAAAGAGCATAAGATCGATGCCGTTATTCATTTTGCAGGATTGAAAGCCGTAGGAGAATCTGTAGAACAGCCGCTCAAATACTACGACAATAATGTCTATGGAACTGTCACACTCTGTGAAGTCATGCAGGAACATGGCTGCAAATCCATCATTTTCAGCTCCTCCGCGACCGTTTACGGTGACCCCGCTACAACCCCCATTACTGAAGATTTCCCTACCTCTGCCACCAACCCTTACGGCAGAAGCAAACTTTTTATTGAGGAGATCCTCAGAGACCTTTACATCTCGGATCCTTCCTGGAAGATCATCCTGCTTCGCTATTTCAATCCTGTCGGGGCACATCCCTCAGGTACCATAGGCGAAGACCCCAACGGCATCCCCAACAATCTGATGCCGTTCATCACTCAGACCGCAGTAGGCAAGCTCAGCTGCCTCTCTATCTTCGGGGATGATTACAATACATCTGACGGAACAGGGGTACGCGACTACATTCATGTCATGGACCTGGCCGACGGTCATGTCAAGGCATTGGACAAAATAAATACATTCGATAAAGTCATGACGATCAACCTTGGAACAGGAATCGGCTACTCCGTTCTCGATATGGTCAAAGCCTTTGAAAAAGCCTCCGGCAAAGAGGTACCTTTCTGCATCGCACCAAGGCGTGCAGGCGATATCGCCAAGTGCTATGCCGACCCAGGTTATGCCAAAGAGATCCTTGGCTGGGAGGCGACCAAAGGCATAGATGAGATGTGTGAAGACAGCTGGAGATGGCAAGCGAATAATCCAGAGGGATATTCGGGTGAAGAGTGA